The proteins below come from a single Kosakonia sp. SMBL-WEM22 genomic window:
- the upp gene encoding uracil phosphoribosyltransferase, whose protein sequence is MKVVEVKHPLVKHKLGLMRENDISTKRFRELASEVGSLLTYEATADLETEKVTIEGWNGPVEIDQIKGKKITVVPILRAGLGMMEGVLEHVPSARISVVGIYRNEETLEPVPYFQKLVSNIDERMALVVDPMLATGGSMIATIDLLKNAGCTSIKVLVLVAAPEGVAALEKAHPDVELYTASIDQGLNEQGYIIPGLGDAGDKIFGTK, encoded by the coding sequence ATGAAGGTCGTGGAAGTAAAACACCCACTCGTCAAACACAAGCTGGGCCTGATGCGAGAGAACGACATCAGCACCAAACGCTTTCGTGAACTCGCCTCAGAAGTAGGCAGCCTGCTGACTTATGAAGCTACTGCGGATCTGGAAACCGAGAAGGTGACTATCGAAGGCTGGAACGGCCCGGTAGAGATCGACCAGATCAAGGGTAAGAAAATTACCGTGGTGCCGATCCTGCGCGCCGGTCTGGGGATGATGGAAGGTGTGCTGGAGCACGTGCCAAGCGCGCGCATCAGCGTTGTTGGTATCTACCGCAACGAAGAGACACTGGAGCCGGTGCCTTACTTCCAGAAACTGGTATCGAACATCGACGAGCGTATGGCGCTGGTGGTTGACCCGATGCTGGCGACCGGCGGTTCCATGATCGCCACCATCGATCTGCTGAAAAACGCTGGTTGCACCAGTATCAAGGTGCTGGTGCTGGTGGCCGCGCCGGAAGGCGTCGCGGCGCTGGAGAAAGCGCACCCGGATGTCGAACTCTACACCGCTTCTATCGACCAGGGGCTTAACGAGCAGGGGTACATCATCCCGGGGCTCGGCGATGCCGGCGATAAGATTTTTGGTACGAAGTAA
- the purM gene encoding phosphoribosylformylglycinamidine cyclo-ligase has translation MTDKTSLSYKDAGVDIDAGNALVDRIKGVVKKTRRPEVMGGLGGFGALCALPQKYREPVLVSGTDGVGTKLRLAMDLKRHDTIGVDLVAMCVNDLVVQGAEPLFFLDYYATGKLDVDTAASVINGIAEGCLQSGCALVGGETAEMPGMYHGDDYDVAGFCVGVVEKSEIIDGSKVADGDVLVALGSSGPHSNGYSLVRKVLEVSGADPLTTQLEGKSLADHLLEPTRIYVKSVLELIEKVEVHAVAHLTGGGFWENIPRVLPDNTQAVIDESSWQWPAVFDWLQSAGNVSRHEMYRTFNCGVGMVIALPAQEVDKAIELMNAKGEKAWKIGMIKASDSSERVVIE, from the coding sequence GTGACCGATAAAACCTCTCTCAGCTATAAAGATGCCGGTGTCGATATCGACGCGGGCAATGCTCTGGTAGACCGAATCAAAGGCGTGGTGAAGAAGACCCGTCGCCCGGAAGTGATGGGCGGGCTGGGCGGCTTCGGCGCGCTGTGCGCGTTGCCGCAAAAATATCGTGAGCCAGTTCTGGTTTCCGGCACTGATGGCGTAGGCACCAAGCTGCGTCTGGCGATGGATCTGAAACGTCACGACACCATCGGTGTCGACCTGGTGGCGATGTGCGTTAACGATCTGGTGGTACAAGGCGCAGAGCCCCTCTTCTTTCTCGACTACTACGCCACCGGCAAGCTGGATGTTGATACTGCAGCCAGCGTGATCAACGGTATCGCCGAAGGGTGTTTGCAGTCCGGCTGCGCGCTGGTCGGCGGCGAAACGGCAGAGATGCCGGGCATGTATCACGGCGACGACTACGATGTGGCCGGTTTCTGCGTCGGCGTAGTAGAAAAATCAGAGATTATCGACGGTAGCAAAGTCGCCGACGGCGATGTGCTGGTTGCCCTGGGTTCCAGCGGCCCGCACTCCAACGGCTACTCGCTGGTGCGCAAAGTGCTCGAAGTGAGTGGCGCCGATCCGCTGACCACGCAGCTGGAAGGAAAATCCCTGGCCGATCATCTGCTGGAGCCGACGCGTATTTACGTCAAATCCGTGCTGGAGCTGATTGAAAAGGTTGAGGTTCATGCCGTTGCGCACCTCACTGGCGGCGGTTTCTGGGAGAATATTCCGCGCGTACTGCCGGATAACACCCAGGCCGTTATCGACGAATCCTCCTGGCAGTGGCCGGCGGTGTTTGACTGGCTGCAGAGCGCCGGTAACGTCAGCCGTCACGAAATGTACCGCACCTTTAACTGCGGCGTCGGCATGGTGATCGCCCTGCCCGCGCAGGAAGTGGATAAAGCCATTGAGCTGATGAATGCCAAAGGTGAAAAAGCATGGAAAATCGGTATGATCAAAGCTTCCGATTCCAGCGAGCGTGTGGTCATTGAATGA
- the purN gene encoding phosphoribosylglycinamide formyltransferase translates to MKNIVVLISGNGSNLQAIIDACKQKRINGTLRAVFSNKADAFGLQRAREANIPAHALSADQFANRDAFDRELMQEIDAYAPDLVVLAGYMRILSPAFVAHYAGRLLNIHPSLLPKYPGLHTHRQVLENGDEEHGTSVHFVTDELDGGPVILQAKVPVFAGDSEEDITARVQAQEHAIYPLVVSWFIEGRLTMQDGGAWLDGLRLPPEGYAADE, encoded by the coding sequence ATGAAAAACATTGTGGTGCTGATTTCCGGCAACGGCAGTAATTTGCAGGCAATTATCGACGCCTGTAAACAGAAGAGAATCAATGGCACCCTGCGGGCAGTTTTCAGCAACAAGGCCGACGCGTTCGGCCTTCAGCGTGCGCGGGAAGCGAATATTCCCGCCCATGCGCTGAGCGCAGATCAGTTTGCCAACCGCGACGCCTTCGATCGTGAATTGATGCAGGAGATTGACGCTTACGCGCCGGATCTCGTGGTGCTGGCGGGTTATATGCGCATTCTCAGCCCGGCATTTGTCGCCCACTACGCCGGTCGCCTGCTCAATATCCACCCCTCCCTGTTACCGAAATATCCCGGTTTGCATACCCACCGCCAGGTGCTGGAAAACGGCGATGAAGAGCATGGCACCAGCGTGCACTTTGTCACTGACGAACTGGATGGCGGCCCGGTGATTTTGCAGGCGAAAGTGCCGGTGTTTGCGGGTGATAGCGAAGAGGATATTACCGCCCGCGTGCAGGCGCAGGAGCATGCAATCTACCCGCTGGTGGTGAGCTGGTTTATCGAAGGTCGCCTGACCATGCAGGACGGCGGTGCCTGGCTTGATGGCCTGCGTTTACCACCCGAAGGGTATGCAGCGGACGAATAA